A section of the Chryseobacterium ginsenosidimutans genome encodes:
- a CDS encoding alpha/beta fold hydrolase produces the protein MSTLRLKDGTEIFYKDQGKGQVLMFHHGWPLSSDDWDAQVIFFLQKGYRVVTHDRRGHGRSSQDIYGHNIEQYASDAAELVEFLDLKDVVHIGHSTGGGEVIRYVNKYANGRAKKAVLISAVPPIMVASESNPDGVPMEVFDNIRDQTLNNRQQFYIDLTFPFYGYNREGAKVKEGIQRNWWRQGMMGGIVAHYEGIKAFSETDFREDLKAVDIPVLVLHGEDDQIVPYQNAALKSIKLLKNGTIKTYPGFPHGMPTTEAETINKDLLEFIQS, from the coding sequence ATGAGTACACTACGATTAAAAGACGGGACAGAAATTTTTTACAAAGATCAGGGAAAAGGACAAGTATTAATGTTTCACCACGGATGGCCATTATCCTCGGATGATTGGGATGCGCAGGTTATCTTTTTCTTACAGAAAGGCTATAGAGTTGTAACGCATGACAGAAGAGGTCACGGAAGATCAAGTCAGGATATCTACGGTCACAATATTGAACAATATGCTTCTGATGCAGCCGAACTGGTAGAATTTCTTGACCTGAAAGATGTTGTTCACATCGGACACTCAACAGGAGGTGGTGAAGTAATCCGTTATGTAAATAAATATGCCAACGGAAGAGCAAAAAAAGCAGTATTGATCAGTGCCGTTCCGCCGATTATGGTAGCTAGCGAAAGCAATCCTGATGGTGTACCGATGGAGGTTTTCGACAACATCAGAGACCAGACTTTGAACAACAGACAGCAGTTTTATATCGACTTGACTTTCCCTTTCTACGGTTACAACAGAGAAGGTGCAAAAGTGAAAGAAGGGATACAGAGAAACTGGTGGAGACAGGGAATGATGGGCGGAATCGTGGCTCATTACGAAGGTATCAAAGCTTTTTCTGAAACTGATTTCAGAGAGGATTTAAAAGCGGTTGATATTCCTGTTTTGGTTCTTCACGGAGAAGATGATCAGATTGTTCCTTATCAGAATGCTGCTTTAAAATCAATTAAATTATTGAAAAACGGAACAATAAAAACTTATCCGGGTTTCCCTCACGGAATGCCGACGACGGAAGCGGAGACCATTAATAAAGATCTTTTGGAGTTTATCCAGTCATAA
- the rpmI gene encoding 50S ribosomal protein L35 — MPKLKTKSGAKKRFKLTGTGKIKRKNAFKSHILTKKETKQKRNLTQTSYVAKVDEKSVMRQLAIK, encoded by the coding sequence ATGCCAAAATTAAAAACGAAATCAGGTGCTAAAAAGCGTTTTAAACTTACCGGAACAGGAAAGATTAAAAGAAAAAATGCTTTCAAAAGCCACATTTTGACAAAAAAGGAAACTAAGCAAAAGAGAAATCTTACGCAAACTTCTTATGTTGCAAAAGTGGACGAAAAAAGCGTTATGCGTCAATTAGCAATTAAGTAG